Proteins encoded by one window of Archaeoglobus veneficus SNP6:
- a CDS encoding acyl-CoA dehydrogenase family protein — protein MSTLTPELVELAARKAAKMDEEDRMDAELIKTAFELGLMGVTVPEKYGGLGKSFKKLCMLIEELGKVNAGFAVSVAAHHMAANAINLNGSGGLKEKWLPQFCKKLAAFATTEPKAGSDLKSIELEARDEGDCYVLNGNKTLITNGELAEVFVVLARCDNGFSLFVVERGEGMKVRKLNAGGMRGSGLVSIRFNDVEVPKEDSIPNGLKAVMNTLNVSRPVFSAIGLGIAERCLDLAIKYAKERKAFGKRISEFQGIQWMLAEVAADIEALRLMVYSTAESCDPVRSAMCKLIAAKTAKKAADVAIEIFGGHGTLRGAAVERAYRDAKILDIGEGTSEIMKLIIARGLLKD, from the coding sequence ATGTCCACCTTAACGCCAGAGCTTGTGGAATTAGCCGCCAGGAAGGCTGCAAAAATGGACGAAGAAGACAGAATGGATGCTGAGCTAATAAAAACGGCCTTCGAACTTGGTCTTATGGGTGTTACGGTTCCAGAGAAGTATGGTGGTCTCGGAAAGAGCTTCAAAAAGCTCTGCATGCTGATCGAAGAGCTTGGAAAGGTAAATGCTGGCTTCGCTGTTAGCGTCGCCGCACACCACATGGCTGCGAATGCCATAAACCTCAATGGCAGCGGTGGCCTCAAGGAGAAGTGGCTCCCCCAGTTCTGTAAAAAGCTCGCAGCCTTTGCAACGACTGAGCCGAAGGCAGGAAGTGATCTGAAATCGATAGAGCTTGAAGCAAGAGACGAAGGAGACTGCTACGTCCTCAACGGCAACAAGACCCTCATAACAAACGGAGAGCTCGCGGAAGTATTCGTCGTTCTCGCGAGGTGTGATAACGGATTTTCACTTTTCGTAGTCGAAAGAGGAGAGGGTATGAAGGTAAGAAAGCTGAACGCTGGAGGTATGAGAGGTAGCGGGCTTGTATCAATCCGTTTTAACGATGTCGAGGTTCCAAAGGAGGACTCCATACCGAACGGGCTGAAGGCTGTAATGAACACACTGAACGTAAGCAGACCCGTTTTCTCTGCAATAGGTCTTGGAATTGCCGAAAGGTGCCTCGATTTGGCTATCAAGTACGCGAAGGAAAGAAAGGCGTTTGGAAAGCGCATTTCAGAGTTTCAGGGAATTCAGTGGATGCTTGCAGAAGTTGCTGCTGATATTGAAGCATTGAGGCTGATGGTTTACAGCACTGCGGAGAGCTGCGATCCTGTACGTTCAGCAATGTGCAAGCTGATTGCTGCAAAAACGGCAAAAAAAGCTGCTGACGTTGCAATCGAGATTTTTGGCGGGCACGGAACGCTGAGAGGAGCTGCGGTGGAAAGAGCCTACAGGGATGCAAAGATACTGGACATAGGCGAGGGGACGAGCGAAATCATGAAGCTTATAATTGCAAGGGGTCTGCTCAAAGATTAA
- a CDS encoding C-GCAxxG-C-C family (seleno)protein: MLTRRGFLKLAGALTAVALGMGCAEKKPEEPRAATVATPTPTPQLELPWPYVKLDPAVVGEKAYEKYYEHHCMFGVFDAIVDKLREKVGYPYTTFPSEMMVYGKGGVAGWATLCGALNGAAAAIYLVSNDPDPIINELYQWYCQEELPDFRPKNPKFEIPKSVSGSPLCHVSVTNWCKATGFKAFSKERSERCAWITASVAAKTVELLNAQADGTFVPAYPLPDRVKQCRGCHDKGSALENTRGKMDCTQCHFNLGEEHPKFG; the protein is encoded by the coding sequence ATGCTAACGAGAAGGGGGTTCTTGAAACTTGCGGGAGCATTGACTGCTGTAGCTCTGGGTATGGGGTGTGCGGAGAAAAAGCCGGAAGAACCCCGGGCTGCTACAGTGGCCACTCCAACGCCAACACCACAACTGGAGCTACCGTGGCCGTATGTGAAACTTGACCCTGCGGTTGTTGGAGAGAAGGCCTACGAGAAGTACTACGAGCACCACTGCATGTTCGGCGTCTTCGATGCAATAGTCGACAAACTGCGTGAAAAGGTGGGCTATCCTTACACGACATTCCCGTCAGAGATGATGGTATACGGAAAGGGTGGAGTTGCAGGCTGGGCAACTCTTTGCGGAGCGTTAAACGGAGCGGCAGCGGCCATATATCTCGTCTCTAATGATCCGGATCCGATTATAAATGAGCTCTATCAGTGGTACTGCCAGGAAGAGCTCCCAGACTTTAGGCCCAAGAACCCGAAGTTCGAAATACCGAAATCGGTTTCCGGATCACCTCTCTGTCACGTTTCGGTTACTAACTGGTGCAAAGCGACTGGATTTAAGGCATTCTCTAAAGAGAGATCGGAACGCTGCGCGTGGATTACTGCATCTGTGGCAGCAAAGACGGTGGAGTTGCTGAACGCACAGGCCGACGGAACCTTTGTACCAGCATATCCGCTGCCGGATAGAGTGAAGCAGTGCAGAGGCTGCCATGATAAGGGAAGTGCTCTGGAGAACACCCGTGGCAAGATGGATTGTACACAGTGCCACTTCAATCTTGGAGAGGAGCACCCCAAGTTCGGGTAG
- a CDS encoding AAA family ATPase, with product MPRKAVEKPGEVKYLILKPLGYPLKASYHEYPVVDNPKVFDRYAKDQWKGEFVSKGKLLFDIRMFPDFAFEVISAEPDYGIITDSTIILVETPSRTIETEIVKDVSLSDVVGQEEAKRKVKVILEFLKNPEKFGKWAPRNVLFYGPPGTGKTMTAKALANEAKVPFLSVKSTKLIGEHVGDGARRIHELYERARQVAPCIVFLDEFDSIALDRSYQELRGDVSEVVNALLTELDGIQRNDGICTIAATNRAEMLDASIRSRFEEEIEFSLPSYEERLEILRKNLQEFPLEVKAKLDEVARQTEGFSGRDLVEKVIKSALHRAIAEGRDRIETEDFMKAAVKTMPVKNPPKHMFA from the coding sequence ATGCCCCGGAAAGCAGTCGAGAAACCAGGAGAGGTCAAATACCTGATACTGAAGCCCCTCGGATATCCACTCAAGGCGAGCTATCACGAGTATCCCGTAGTAGATAACCCTAAGGTATTTGACAGGTACGCGAAAGACCAGTGGAAGGGAGAGTTTGTATCAAAAGGAAAGCTTCTCTTCGACATACGCATGTTCCCCGATTTTGCCTTCGAGGTTATCAGTGCCGAGCCCGACTACGGTATAATTACCGACTCAACGATAATACTCGTGGAAACCCCCAGCAGAACGATAGAAACGGAAATAGTGAAGGACGTCAGCCTTTCCGACGTGGTCGGGCAGGAGGAAGCGAAGAGAAAGGTGAAGGTCATTCTGGAGTTCCTCAAGAACCCGGAGAAGTTCGGAAAGTGGGCACCGAGGAACGTTCTGTTCTACGGCCCACCAGGAACTGGTAAGACAATGACTGCCAAAGCTCTGGCCAACGAAGCGAAGGTTCCCTTCCTTTCCGTCAAATCAACGAAGCTGATAGGAGAGCACGTTGGCGACGGGGCGAGGAGAATTCACGAGCTTTACGAGAGAGCAAGGCAGGTAGCGCCGTGTATTGTCTTCCTCGATGAGTTCGACTCCATAGCTCTCGACCGCTCGTATCAGGAGCTTCGTGGAGATGTTTCGGAAGTTGTAAACGCCCTGCTAACAGAGCTTGATGGCATACAGAGGAACGATGGAATATGCACCATAGCTGCAACAAACAGGGCAGAGATGCTCGACGCCTCGATAAGAAGCAGGTTCGAGGAGGAGATCGAGTTTTCTCTGCCGAGCTACGAGGAGAGGCTCGAAATACTCAGAAAGAATCTCCAGGAGTTCCCGCTCGAGGTTAAAGCAAAGCTCGACGAGGTTGCAAGACAGACAGAAGGCTTTTCCGGCAGAGACCTAGTTGAGAAGGTCATAAAGTCCGCGCTGCACAGAGCGATTGCAGAAGGCAGAGACAGAATAGAGACGGAAGACTTCATGAAGGCTGCTGTTAAAACAATGCCAGTAAAGAATCCGCCAAAGCACATGTTTGCCTGA
- a CDS encoding menaquinone biosynthesis decarboxylase, whose translation MPYEDLREFIERLENEGELARIKHEVSPVLEMTEIADRTVKAGGKALLFEKPKGYNIPVLMNAFGTERRMKLALEVERLEEIGERLVELTKIRPSSFLDGLKSLGAIKDLASFMPKNVKKGPCKEVIMDEPDLTKFPILKCWPNDAGPFITLPAVITKDPETGELNVGMYRMQVFDGKTTGMHWQIHKHGAMHFRKLAEKGEDKLEVAVAIGVDPAILYASTAPLPENLSEFMFAGFIRRERVKLVDCETVDLKVPATAEIVLEGYVKADELRIEGPFGDHTGYYTPPEPYPVFHVTCITHRENPIYHATVVGKPPMEDAWLGKATERIFLPLIKMIHPEIVDINLPVEAAFHNLAIVSIKKRYPGHAKKVMFALWSMGMLSLTKVVIVVDDDVNVQNMQEVIWAITSRFDPARDVIIIPEAPIDSLDHSTYKPNLGGKLGIDATKKWKEEGFEREWPDAVEMSPDVKQKIDAIWGELSRFVL comes from the coding sequence ATGCCTTACGAAGACCTCAGGGAATTTATTGAAAGGCTTGAAAACGAGGGTGAGCTTGCGAGAATAAAGCATGAGGTTAGCCCTGTTCTTGAAATGACTGAAATTGCCGACAGGACTGTTAAGGCTGGAGGAAAAGCCCTTCTCTTCGAGAAACCGAAGGGGTATAATATTCCTGTTCTCATGAATGCCTTTGGAACTGAAAGAAGGATGAAGCTTGCCCTTGAGGTTGAAAGACTTGAGGAAATCGGTGAAAGGCTCGTTGAGCTCACGAAAATCAGACCTTCATCATTTCTCGACGGCCTGAAGAGCCTTGGAGCGATTAAGGATCTTGCCTCTTTCATGCCAAAGAATGTTAAGAAGGGGCCGTGTAAGGAAGTCATAATGGATGAGCCAGACTTAACGAAATTTCCCATTTTGAAGTGCTGGCCGAACGATGCGGGCCCATTCATAACCCTGCCAGCAGTCATAACAAAAGACCCAGAAACAGGTGAGCTCAACGTAGGGATGTACCGCATGCAGGTTTTTGATGGAAAAACCACTGGTATGCACTGGCAGATTCACAAACACGGCGCCATGCACTTCAGGAAGCTTGCGGAGAAGGGTGAGGATAAGCTGGAGGTTGCCGTTGCCATAGGTGTGGATCCGGCAATTCTTTACGCTTCAACGGCCCCGCTGCCGGAAAACCTGAGCGAGTTCATGTTCGCCGGCTTCATAAGGAGAGAAAGGGTAAAACTCGTTGACTGCGAAACCGTCGATTTGAAAGTTCCCGCAACAGCAGAAATAGTCCTCGAAGGCTACGTCAAGGCCGATGAGCTGCGCATCGAAGGGCCCTTTGGTGATCACACCGGCTACTACACCCCGCCTGAACCATATCCTGTTTTCCATGTAACCTGCATAACTCACCGCGAGAACCCGATTTATCATGCAACTGTTGTTGGCAAACCACCGATGGAGGATGCATGGCTTGGGAAAGCGACTGAGCGCATTTTCCTACCCCTCATAAAGATGATTCACCCCGAGATAGTCGACATAAATCTGCCTGTCGAGGCTGCATTCCACAACCTTGCCATAGTTTCGATAAAGAAGCGCTATCCAGGGCATGCAAAGAAGGTGATGTTCGCGCTGTGGAGCATGGGCATGCTTTCGCTGACGAAGGTTGTCATCGTTGTTGATGATGACGTCAACGTGCAGAACATGCAGGAGGTAATATGGGCCATAACGAGCCGCTTCGATCCTGCGAGGGATGTCATAATCATACCGGAAGCGCCAATTGACAGCCTCGACCATTCAACGTACAAACCAAACCTCGGCGGAAAGCTCGGCATAGATGCCACGAAGAAGTGGAAAGAGGAGGGATTCGAGAGAGAGTGGCCCGATGCAGTTGAGATGAGTCCGGATGTAAAGCA